The following is a genomic window from Caldicellulosiruptor danielii.
GAAAGAAAGATTCCAAAAGACTCATATGGTATTGCAGAACTTCCTGCAGGGCCAGCTGGCAAGTCAACAATGGCATTCACTGTTGCGTATGTGATGAGCAAAAATTCAAAGCACAAGCCAGAGGCGTTCAAGCTTATAAGATTTTTGACTGGTGAAGGTGGACAGAAGTTTGTTGTTGAAGCAGGTTTGGCACTTCCTTCATTAAAGAGCGCAGGTGTAAACTTTGCTAAAACTTATCCAGAAAGAAAAGCGCTTGTTGATGGTGCAAAGTATGCACAAGTTTACTTCTATGGTCTGGATGGTACAAAAGTAGTAGATGTATTCAATAAAGCATTTGAAGATTATATAATTGGCAAAAAGTATGACCTTAAGAAGAACATTGAGGAAAGAGTAAAGCAAATCATGAAGTAAAATAGAAAATACTACCGGGAAAATAATCAAGGCAGGTAAAAAAGCCTGCCTTGATTTATAAGAATATAACTGTAAGTTATAGGAGGATGTGAATAAAAAATGAGAAATAGAACAAAAGCTCAAGAATACTTGACAGCTTTTGTCATGCTACTTCCTTATATACTGTCTTTTTGTGTATTTTTTGCTTACCCTCTTGTAAAGGCTTTTATAATAAGTTTCCAAAACTTTTCATTCTTAGGAGATGCTCCACCTAATTTTGTAGGCCTTGCCAACTATAAAGAGGCCCTGACAAACAAGATGTTTTTAGATTCTATTCTTAACACACTTTATTATTCAGTTTTAGTTGTTCCTACTCAGCTTATTATCGCTCTCATTTTAGCTGTAGTAGTAAATGACAAAGTAAAATTCAAGGAGTTTTTCAGGACAACTTATTATCTTCCCACTGTTACATCACCTGTAGCAGTATCGATTATATTTCTGTTTTTGTACAAAACAGATGGGCTTGTGAATCAAATTTTAAGTCATATTGGGATTACTCCCCGAAACTGGTTCAATGAACCTTCTTTTGTGATGCCGGCAATTGTCACTGTTGCTGTTTGGGGGTCTGTAGGATTTTATATGGTTACATTTTTGTCTGGACTATCAACAATTCCAGACCAGCTTTATGAGGCAGCAGAGGTTGAAGGTGCAGGTGAATTTATTAAGCTTGTTAAAATCACAGTACCTCTTTTAAAACCGATGATATTTTTTAACACAGTTGTATCTTTTATTAGTACTCTTCAGATGTTTGATTTGTCATACATTATAGGCGGTTCTGATGGTGGACCTATGGGAAAAGCAATGACAATGGTTGTGATGATATACAGAACGGCTTTTAAAGAGTTCAACATGGGTGTTGCTTCAGCTATGGCGTTTGTTGTTTTTGGGATTATCTTTCTATTAACATTAATTCAGCGGAAGTTATTTGGCGAGGAAATGTCGTATTAAGTAAATGATTTTTTGGATTATCAAAAAAGGAGATGAGAAAAAGGTGCAGAAGAAGGAAAATACTTATGGGATTGGAGTCAAAATAGTGCTATATACAATCTGCATTTTATGGGCGCTGATAACCTTGGTACCATACCTTATTGCCGTTATAACTTCTTTAAAACCTGTAGAAGATGTAACAAAATTCTCGGTTGACTTTGGAAAGCTTAGCTTCAGTAGCTATAAATACATCACAACAGAATTTCCATTTATGAGATGGCTTTTTAACAGCTTTGTGGTTGCAGTGGCTGTGACAGTTGGTAATCTGCTTTTCAATTCCATGGCAGCCTATGCTCTTGCAAGGCTAAACTTCCCATTTAAGAAGGTTGTTTTTTACATTATCATAGGCACTATGATGATACCTGGGCAGGTACTCTTGATTCCTATTTACCTTATTCTAAACAAACTTGGCTGGATTGATTCATACAAGGGACTAATCATTCCATGGCTTGTGAGTGCATTCTATATATTTTTCATGCGCCAGTACTTTTTGACAATCCCTAAGGATTTAGAAGAAGCTGCATTGATTGATGGACTGTCACGGTTTGGAATATTCTTTAAAATATTTTTACCGCTATCATTGCCAGCTTTGGCCACTCAAGCTATATTCATATTTGTAGGCAACTGGAACAGCTTCATGTGGCCAAGCATCATAGCTTCATCTGAAGAGCTGTATACTCTGCCGGTAGGCCTTAACTCGTTTTACGGTCAGTATTATCAGTTTTGGAACCAGGTTTTAGCAGGAGCAATCCTTCTTTCTTTGCCCACTATAATAGTTTTTGTAGCATTTCAGAAATATTTCGTCAGGGGAATAGTCACAACAGGACTTAAAGAGTAATAAAAATGTTGAAACAGAAGGCAAAGAAAGTGTATAATTATTTTCAAGGTTTTAGTGAAACATTTCAAAAAACAGAGGGAGAAACGTGAGAATGAGGAAAAACAAGAATGTAACCATAAAAGATATTGCAAAAGCTTTGGGACTGTCACCAAGCACAGTTTCAAGGGCACTAAACAATTACTCAGATATAAACCCGGAGACAAGAGACAAGGTTATAGAGATGGCAAAAAAACTAAACTACACACCAAATATCTTTGCAAAAAGTCTTGTCACAAACAAGACAAAAAGAGTTGGATTGTTTATTGAAGACATGGAGAAGG
Proteins encoded in this region:
- a CDS encoding carbohydrate ABC transporter permease, which gives rise to MRNRTKAQEYLTAFVMLLPYILSFCVFFAYPLVKAFIISFQNFSFLGDAPPNFVGLANYKEALTNKMFLDSILNTLYYSVLVVPTQLIIALILAVVVNDKVKFKEFFRTTYYLPTVTSPVAVSIIFLFLYKTDGLVNQILSHIGITPRNWFNEPSFVMPAIVTVAVWGSVGFYMVTFLSGLSTIPDQLYEAAEVEGAGEFIKLVKITVPLLKPMIFFNTVVSFISTLQMFDLSYIIGGSDGGPMGKAMTMVVMIYRTAFKEFNMGVASAMAFVVFGIIFLLTLIQRKLFGEEMSY
- a CDS encoding carbohydrate ABC transporter permease, translating into MQKKENTYGIGVKIVLYTICILWALITLVPYLIAVITSLKPVEDVTKFSVDFGKLSFSSYKYITTEFPFMRWLFNSFVVAVAVTVGNLLFNSMAAYALARLNFPFKKVVFYIIIGTMMIPGQVLLIPIYLILNKLGWIDSYKGLIIPWLVSAFYIFFMRQYFLTIPKDLEEAALIDGLSRFGIFFKIFLPLSLPALATQAIFIFVGNWNSFMWPSIIASSEELYTLPVGLNSFYGQYYQFWNQVLAGAILLSLPTIIVFVAFQKYFVRGIVTTGLKE